A single genomic interval of Chloracidobacterium validum harbors:
- the rplO gene encoding 50S ribosomal protein L15, with product MLSLSSLSQVVRSSKKRVGRGPGSGLGKTSGRGVKGQKSRSGFTSKRGFEGGQMPLHRRLPKRGDLRGRKNVENKNAAILDIAKLLSCYESDAQISIQSLIDKGLVKGEKKKVKIIGSATSDKKFNFIDVMTSLSVKSNFGQ from the coding sequence ATGCTCAGCTTGAGTAGCCTGTCACAAGTTGTAAGAAGCTCCAAAAAAAGAGTCGGTCGTGGACCTGGCTCTGGCCTAGGGAAAACATCAGGTCGAGGTGTCAAGGGACAGAAGTCAAGGTCTGGTTTTACCTCCAAGCGCGGATTTGAAGGTGGACAGATGCCTTTACATAGGCGGCTTCCGAAGAGAGGTGATTTGCGGGGAAGGAAAAATGTGGAAAATAAAAATGCCGCCATCCTTGATATTGCAAAACTGCTCTCTTGCTATGAGTCAGATGCCCAGATATCTATCCAGTCTTTGATAGATAAGGGGCTTGTCAAAGGTGAGAAGAAAAAAGTAAAAATAATAGGATCTGCAACCAGTGATAAAAAATTCAATTTCATAGATGTAATGACTTCTTTGAGTGTGAAGTCTAACTTTGGGCAGTAA
- the rpsE gene encoding 30S ribosomal protein S5, producing MKNKIVRSSDELELKDSVISIKRVTKVVKGGKNMSFSALVIVGNGNGIVGFGSGKASEVPIAIKKGIESAKKNLIKVTLHKGTLPHEVVGKFGAGKVLIKPAKEGKGVIAGAALRSVLQVLGVRDAVTKVLGSNNPANIVRATFNGLSNVRSREQVALARGKNLTDI from the coding sequence ATGAAGAATAAAATTGTGAGAAGCTCGGATGAACTTGAACTAAAGGACTCCGTAATTTCAATAAAGCGAGTCACTAAAGTGGTCAAAGGTGGTAAGAATATGAGCTTTAGTGCACTTGTCATTGTAGGTAATGGTAACGGTATAGTTGGCTTCGGAAGTGGCAAGGCATCAGAAGTTCCTATCGCCATAAAAAAAGGTATAGAGTCTGCCAAAAAAAATTTGATAAAAGTTACTTTGCACAAAGGGACATTGCCGCATGAAGTAGTTGGTAAGTTTGGCGCTGGCAAAGTGCTCATAAAACCAGCTAAAGAAGGTAAAGGGGTCATAGCTGGTGCGGCTCTAAGATCTGTTCTGCAGGTTCTTGGTGTTCGAGATGCCGTTACAAAAGTTCTTGGTTCAAATAACCCTGCAAACATCGTGAGAGCTACATTTAATGGTCTGTCAAATGTACGTTCAAGAGAACAGGTTGCTCTTGCAAGGGGAAAAAACTTAACTGATATCTAA